One segment of Tamlana crocina DNA contains the following:
- a CDS encoding alpha/beta hydrolase codes for MANVKPRINHPTLMIYGEKDVIPKSQTLNDFAPDLNVVSLNCGHHIQQEKPKETNETIITWLKLRKIG; via the coding sequence ATGGCAAATGTAAAACCAAGAATCAATCACCCAACTTTAATGATTTATGGTGAAAAAGATGTCATTCCAAAATCTCAAACTTTAAACGATTTTGCACCAGATTTAAATGTTGTTAGCTTAAATTGTGGGCATCATATCCAACAAGAAAAACCAAAGGAAACCAATGAAACAATTATAACTTGGTTAAAACTGCGAAAGATTGGTTGA
- a CDS encoding tetratricopeptide repeat protein yields the protein MSNHIDNEYFCDGITEEIINALTKVKGLKVIARTSSFAFKGKDIDIREIGKQLSVNTILEGSIKKAQDKVRITAQLIDVVDGIHYWSKKYDRELLNIFELEDEISLAIAEEVRNNFGHFELQEHLIKQPTNNIDAYQQFLKGRSLQLKWTPESIKEAITCYNQAISLDKNYAKAYYANLQCYGLLAMWGYMPYHEAMELAISNLLIAKEIDTSLPEYPLSFVGKFFWEEWDFKNAYLHINKVLEINPNHIDGLEAMAELCIAHGFFDVALQYANKLLEVDPLSANNYYTLAHIYYYQGQYEKALEKVNYALTLNPQLELAHHLKCFCLIWLSKKQAFISHIHNSTFIEEKEILYSIINENVVTVPQQIIDKWAKNSPNQTMLVPYDAFILSNSKHSDKGFLRLKEMINHRRGQVINFRQEPFFRPLHSFNGFLELHQSNLLLKDVKPLQIEQEESQSILLDNQQIDTLKEELLSYFREDEPYLNPQLTLKFVADILGLNTNKMSYLVNQAFNVNFNDFVNSYRLNYFKNIALNPKNAHLTILGLAYDSGFNSKSVFNTFFKKTEGITPKAWLKANS from the coding sequence ATGAGCAATCATATTGATAACGAATATTTTTGTGACGGAATCACAGAAGAAATCATCAACGCACTAACAAAAGTAAAAGGCTTAAAAGTAATTGCAAGAACCTCATCTTTTGCCTTTAAAGGAAAGGATATTGATATCAGGGAAATTGGCAAGCAATTAAGTGTAAATACAATTCTTGAAGGAAGTATAAAAAAAGCACAAGATAAGGTTAGAATAACAGCGCAGTTAATAGATGTTGTGGACGGAATACATTATTGGTCTAAAAAATACGATAGAGAACTGCTTAACATTTTTGAATTAGAAGACGAAATTAGTTTGGCTATAGCAGAAGAGGTCAGAAACAATTTCGGTCATTTTGAATTGCAAGAGCATCTTATTAAACAACCCACAAACAATATTGATGCTTACCAACAGTTTTTAAAAGGGCGTTCATTACAATTAAAATGGACACCCGAAAGCATAAAAGAGGCTATTACATGTTACAACCAAGCCATTTCGCTCGATAAGAATTATGCAAAAGCTTACTATGCAAATTTGCAATGTTATGGCTTATTGGCAATGTGGGGCTATATGCCCTATCACGAAGCGATGGAATTGGCAATTAGTAATTTATTAATCGCCAAAGAAATTGATACCTCTTTACCAGAATACCCATTATCTTTTGTAGGTAAGTTTTTCTGGGAAGAATGGGATTTTAAAAATGCCTACCTACATATAAACAAAGTATTAGAGATAAACCCAAATCACATAGATGGTTTAGAAGCTATGGCAGAGTTATGTATCGCTCACGGTTTTTTTGATGTAGCTTTACAATATGCCAACAAATTATTAGAGGTAGATCCGCTTTCGGCTAACAACTATTACACTTTAGCACATATTTATTACTATCAAGGTCAATATGAGAAAGCTTTAGAAAAAGTAAATTACGCTTTAACACTGAATCCTCAATTAGAATTGGCACATCATTTAAAATGCTTTTGTTTAATATGGCTTAGCAAAAAGCAAGCGTTTATTTCCCATATTCACAACTCTACATTCATAGAAGAAAAGGAAATACTGTATAGCATTATTAATGAAAATGTAGTTACAGTTCCGCAACAAATTATTGATAAATGGGCTAAAAATAGTCCTAATCAAACAATGTTGGTCCCTTATGATGCATTTATATTAAGCAATTCAAAACATAGCGACAAAGGGTTTTTACGTTTAAAGGAAATGATTAACCATAGACGAGGTCAAGTCATCAACTTTAGGCAAGAACCTTTTTTTAGACCCTTGCATAGTTTCAATGGGTTTTTAGAATTACATCAGTCAAACTTACTTTTAAAAGATGTTAAACCTCTTCAAATAGAGCAAGAAGAATCACAATCAATTCTTTTGGATAATCAACAAATAGATACTCTAAAAGAAGAATTACTTTCTTATTTTAGGGAAGACGAACCGTATTTAAATCCTCAATTAACATTAAAGTTTGTAGCAGATATTTTAGGGTTAAATACAAATAAAATGTCTTATTTAGTTAACCAAGCATTTAACGTTAACTTTAATGACTTTGTTAATTCGTATCGTCTCAACTATTTTAAAAACATAGCCTTAAATCCTAAAAATGCACACCTTACCATTCTTGGTTTAGCTTATGATAGCGGGTTTAATTCTAAAAGTGTTTTTAATACGTTTTTCAAAAAAACAGAGGGCATTACCCCTAAAGCTTGGTTAAAAGCCAATTCGTAG
- a CDS encoding serine hydrolase domain-containing protein, translating to MTTLHKIFVAFMVTTIILFTSCSKDDDNNTPSNNYTNVENLLNEIDFQGYAIVTKNGNDLVRQGFGLANQTSALSQDYNLAYRIGSVTKTLTAAGIVQLKRDGLINSFNQSLDEFDPEFPNGSQITIAQLLSHQSGIPDYQLVVEEAYEQGETLDEEDIYEVIKELISINGLNFSPGTNKQYSNSNFLIAALLIQEVSQMPYHDYMQQNICNPLAMSNTYKGTDVIDENTHAQGYLNGNTNSTYPMTIAFGAGDYSSTPKDMETWANAVKNNWFTNNEKTEIFTQNVPSGYTDFGLGWFTTQEGNTTMYWHGGDINGYWSMIGFIPEYDATIILLSNQQDDTGAQRNAIIEQLLTNEFN from the coding sequence ATGACAACTTTACACAAAATTTTTGTAGCATTTATGGTAACTACCATAATCCTTTTTACATCTTGTTCAAAAGATGATGACAACAACACACCATCAAACAATTACACAAACGTAGAAAATTTACTAAATGAAATTGATTTTCAGGGGTATGCCATTGTAACTAAAAACGGAAACGATTTAGTGAGACAAGGATTTGGATTGGCAAATCAAACTTCAGCTTTATCACAAGATTACAATCTCGCTTATCGCATCGGGTCAGTTACCAAAACATTAACAGCAGCTGGCATTGTCCAATTAAAACGCGATGGCTTAATTAATAGTTTTAATCAAAGTTTAGATGAATTTGACCCTGAATTTCCAAACGGTAGTCAAATTACTATTGCACAGTTATTATCACATCAATCGGGTATTCCAGATTATCAACTTGTAGTAGAGGAAGCTTACGAACAAGGAGAAACTTTAGATGAAGAAGATATATATGAAGTAATTAAAGAATTGATTTCTATAAATGGTCTAAATTTCTCACCAGGTACTAATAAACAGTACAGCAACTCAAACTTTCTTATTGCTGCTTTATTAATTCAAGAAGTATCTCAAATGCCTTACCACGACTATATGCAACAAAACATATGTAATCCTCTTGCAATGTCTAATACATATAAAGGTACTGATGTAATTGATGAAAATACACACGCTCAAGGCTATTTAAATGGTAACACAAATAGCACCTACCCAATGACAATTGCTTTTGGTGCTGGAGACTATAGTAGTACACCAAAAGATATGGAAACTTGGGCTAATGCTGTAAAAAACAATTGGTTTACAAATAATGAAAAAACCGAAATATTTACCCAAAACGTACCAAGTGGTTATACCGATTTTGGTTTAGGCTGGTTTACCACCCAAGAGGGAAATACAACAATGTATTGGCACGGTGGCGATATTAATGGCTATTGGAGTATGATTGGTTTTATACCAGAATACGATGCTACCATTATTTTGTTAAGTAATCAACAAGACGATACAGGGGCGCAACGCAATGCCATTATTGAGCAATTATTAACAAATGAGTTTAATTAA
- a CDS encoding SDR family oxidoreductase, whose product MKHTNILLAGATGYLGSYLLNALIDNQNQVLAIVRNPNKLKNNNENFLEVKQAEVTKPDTLRDICKGIDTVISTVGITRQKDGLTYLDVDYQANMNLLEEAKKAGVKHFVYVSAINGNKYRNLKIFEAKEKFVDALKASGLNYTIVRPNGFFSDMKDFLQMAKSGRVYLFGSGNQKFNPIHGKDLATFIVDNLEETNKELTIGGPDVLSLNDIGKLALNALNKPIKIIHLPDWMRKLTIWSLRTFTSVKTYGPIEFFLTLMAEDNIAPTYGKHHLKDFYVQEVKTIGV is encoded by the coding sequence ATGAAACATACTAACATATTACTGGCAGGTGCTACAGGTTACTTAGGGTCTTATCTGTTAAATGCCTTAATTGATAATCAAAATCAAGTTCTTGCCATTGTGCGTAATCCAAATAAACTTAAAAATAATAACGAAAATTTTTTAGAGGTTAAACAAGCAGAAGTTACAAAACCTGATACCCTACGTGATATTTGCAAAGGTATTGATACGGTTATATCTACAGTAGGTATAACAAGGCAAAAAGATGGCTTAACATATTTAGATGTAGATTATCAGGCAAATATGAATTTGTTGGAAGAAGCAAAAAAAGCAGGTGTAAAACATTTTGTTTACGTTTCGGCTATCAATGGCAATAAATATCGGAATTTAAAAATTTTTGAAGCCAAGGAAAAGTTTGTCGATGCCTTAAAAGCTTCAGGACTAAACTATACCATAGTAAGACCCAACGGTTTTTTTTCAGATATGAAAGATTTTTTGCAAATGGCAAAATCGGGTCGGGTTTATTTGTTTGGCTCGGGCAATCAAAAATTCAACCCAATTCACGGTAAAGATTTGGCAACATTTATTGTAGATAATCTAGAGGAAACCAATAAAGAATTAACCATTGGTGGCCCCGACGTGTTAAGTCTTAATGATATTGGTAAATTAGCTTTAAATGCTTTGAACAAACCCATAAAAATCATTCATTTACCAGATTGGATGAGAAAGCTAACCATTTGGAGTTTAAGAACCTTTACTAGTGTAAAAACCTATGGGCCAATTGAGTTTTTCCTAACCCTTATGGCAGAGGATAATATAGCACCAACCTACGGAAAGCATCACTTAAAGGATTTTTATGTTCAAGAAGTTAAAACGATTGGAGTATAG
- a CDS encoding CatB-related O-acetyltransferase has product MKAPNPSTLFPLPNYKKLCFLKNLINNPNIIVGDYTYYDDFEDVSNFEKNVKYHFDFIGDKLIIGKFCMIASDVTFIMNGGNHLIEATTAYPFAIFGGAWQDAMEGKTYPTKGDTIIGNDVWIGHDATIMPGVHIGDGAIIASKAVVTKSIAPYTIVGGNPAKPIKKRFSEDTISKLLELKWWDWEIEKITENVEKLTSNPEALL; this is encoded by the coding sequence ATGAAAGCACCCAACCCAAGTACCCTATTCCCGTTACCCAATTATAAAAAACTTTGTTTTTTAAAGAATCTTATTAACAATCCAAATATTATAGTGGGAGACTATACGTATTATGATGATTTTGAAGATGTTTCAAACTTTGAGAAAAACGTAAAATATCATTTTGATTTTATTGGAGATAAACTCATTATAGGTAAGTTTTGTATGATTGCTTCAGATGTAACATTTATTATGAATGGTGGTAATCATCTTATTGAAGCCACAACAGCATATCCATTTGCCATTTTTGGTGGCGCGTGGCAAGATGCCATGGAAGGTAAAACCTATCCAACCAAAGGTGATACCATAATCGGTAATGATGTTTGGATTGGTCACGATGCTACCATTATGCCTGGTGTTCACATTGGTGATGGTGCAATAATAGCATCAAAAGCGGTTGTGACAAAAAGCATAGCACCTTACACTATTGTTGGGGGTAATCCTGCTAAACCTATAAAAAAACGGTTTTCTGAAGATACCATTTCAAAACTATTAGAGTTAAAATGGTGGGATTGGGAGATTGAAAAAATTACTGAAAACGTAGAAAAGCTTACCTCTAATCCTGAAGCGTTGCTTTAA
- a CDS encoding serine hydrolase domain-containing protein yields the protein MKNNVLLGLLLFISLSCFGQNINKEVKKLFNTELEKEAIKSAFLHVYSKSKGINIQLAESKINSEDNININSPFYTASITKMLTATAIGILKDYKKLNFEDEIHKYLPESLVENLHVLDGKEYSKELTIAHLLQHTSGLPDYFTDSTIDESPNIINQLLLDTNKLWSPQEIIQFTKNKMEPHFAPGKDYHYTDTEYVLLALIIEKVSGLSLGEFFHEFIFKPLGMDSSYVNLKSPSKKTKLKIAKFYAGDIELSSFKSLSADWGGGGLVSTTQDLIRFLKAFNEDLIVKKETRYTMQNWVYETVGMEYGFGIRKVSFKEKLNTDDLELIGHTGSTASFLWYCPQLDTYIAGTLNQIEASKSTLNLVREILKIIENK from the coding sequence ATGAAAAACAATGTATTACTAGGTCTGTTGCTTTTTATTTCGTTATCCTGCTTTGGTCAAAATATAAATAAGGAGGTAAAGAAATTATTTAATACCGAATTAGAAAAAGAAGCTATTAAAAGTGCTTTTCTGCATGTGTATTCTAAATCAAAAGGAATTAATATTCAGTTAGCGGAAAGTAAAATTAATTCAGAGGATAATATAAACATCAATAGTCCTTTTTATACAGCGAGTATTACCAAAATGCTAACAGCTACCGCTATTGGAATTTTAAAGGATTATAAGAAGTTAAATTTTGAAGATGAAATACATAAATATCTACCAGAATCACTTGTCGAAAACCTTCACGTTTTAGATGGTAAGGAGTACTCAAAGGAGCTAACCATAGCTCATTTATTGCAACATACTTCTGGTTTACCTGATTATTTCACAGATTCAACAATTGATGAAAGCCCTAATATTATCAATCAACTACTCCTGGATACCAATAAGCTTTGGTCGCCTCAAGAAATTATTCAGTTTACAAAAAATAAGATGGAGCCTCATTTTGCTCCCGGTAAAGACTATCACTATACCGATACAGAATATGTACTTTTGGCACTTATTATTGAAAAAGTAAGTGGTTTATCATTAGGCGAGTTCTTTCACGAATTTATTTTTAAACCTTTAGGGATGGACAGTTCGTATGTCAATTTAAAATCGCCATCTAAAAAGACTAAACTTAAAATAGCTAAGTTTTATGCCGGAGACATCGAGCTATCGTCGTTCAAAAGCTTAAGTGCCGATTGGGGCGGTGGAGGTTTAGTGTCGACAACCCAAGATTTAATTCGCTTTTTAAAAGCTTTTAATGAAGATTTAATTGTAAAAAAAGAAACCCGTTACACCATGCAAAACTGGGTGTATGAAACGGTAGGCATGGAATACGGTTTTGGAATAAGAAAAGTATCTTTTAAAGAGAAGTTGAATACAGATGACTTGGAACTTATTGGTCATACTGGCAGCACGGCTTCATTTTTATGGTATTGCCCACAATTGGATACTTACATTGCTGGTACTTTAAATCAAATAGAAGCTTCAAAAAGCACACTGAATTTGGTTCGTGAAATACTTAAAATAATAGAAAACAAATAG
- a CDS encoding DoxX family protein produces MKTLVQKLLTTHPNIGFSIARLTLGLVIFPHGAQKLLGLFGGYGYSANMEAFTAQMGLPSIVAFSIIMIEFFGSIFLILGLLSRFWALSLAGMFVGIIYTTQLEHGFFMNWFGNQAGEGYEYSLLIIGLALTTLVNGSGKWSIDKLISKKQ; encoded by the coding sequence ATGAAAACTTTAGTACAAAAACTTTTAACGACACATCCAAATATTGGATTTAGTATTGCACGATTAACACTCGGTTTAGTAATATTTCCGCATGGAGCACAGAAATTACTGGGGCTGTTTGGAGGTTATGGTTACTCAGCCAATATGGAAGCATTTACAGCGCAAATGGGATTACCAAGCATTGTAGCCTTCTCAATAATAATGATTGAATTTTTTGGCTCTATTTTCTTAATTCTTGGACTCTTGAGTAGATTTTGGGCACTATCACTTGCCGGAATGTTTGTGGGTATTATTTATACTACACAGTTAGAACATGGCTTTTTTATGAATTGGTTTGGTAATCAAGCTGGAGAAGGATACGAATATTCTCTTCTTATAATCGGTCTTGCCCTAACCACATTGGTAAACGGTAGTGGAAAATGGTCAATAGATAAATTAATCTCTAAAAAGCAGTAA
- a CDS encoding NAD(P)H-dependent oxidoreductase yields the protein MKTIITIAGSNSQKSINKSLITYTAGLLENLEIISIDLNDYVLPIYSADFEAEYGIPTAVKRLNELFNTADGFIVSLAEHNGSYSAVFKNTIDWLSRVNMKIWREKSMLLMATSPGGRGGATVLQSASTYFPFMGASITDTFSLPSFYDNFNNGEINDKSLKEEIRKKTQAFHTIVNNTYKEAKFDLVESHSNK from the coding sequence ATGAAAACGATAATCACAATAGCTGGAAGCAACAGTCAAAAATCTATAAACAAAAGTTTAATAACCTATACCGCTGGTTTGTTGGAAAATCTCGAAATTATTTCAATCGATTTAAACGATTATGTGTTGCCTATTTATAGTGCAGATTTTGAGGCTGAATATGGTATTCCGACCGCTGTTAAAAGACTAAACGAGTTGTTTAATACTGCCGATGGATTTATAGTTTCTCTTGCAGAACATAACGGGTCTTATTCAGCGGTATTCAAAAACACGATAGATTGGTTATCTCGTGTAAATATGAAAATATGGAGAGAAAAATCTATGCTGTTAATGGCAACCTCACCAGGAGGCAGAGGCGGTGCCACTGTTTTACAATCGGCAAGTACTTACTTTCCGTTTATGGGGGCCAGTATTACAGATACGTTTTCATTGCCCTCTTTTTATGATAATTTCAATAACGGAGAAATTAATGATAAAAGTTTGAAGGAAGAGATTCGTAAAAAGACCCAGGCATTTCACACCATAGTAAATAACACATATAAAGAAGCAAAGTTCGATTTAGTAGAATCACATTCTAATAAATAA
- a CDS encoding helix-turn-helix domain-containing protein → MAVVFSTIFKKAIKLALEEGAPKTSLDCSVSHKTENERVSMDLLLDIYECAEKHLPAGFGLRQGKQLDSNDYGTLGLSWKTCLKAIDILKNVKRYMVLVTDDGSIELLERDGIIKLILNRDVYRLGVKTANEASFVMLVGVLNEVTGKNIKPVEVNFKHTFTNSDYFSDYFDCPVNFNSSNNTLVFRAKTLEVSTIKADKFIHQFLVERMEQEKSNLNKEDDLLTYEINKILKESMASGIPSIAQVGEYLGVSARTLKRRLAERNLTFRELIQKNQQETATLLLSNSSQSVGEIAFLTGFSEQSAFNRAFKRWTGQAPNEYRKTL, encoded by the coding sequence ATGGCTGTTGTTTTTTCTACTATATTCAAGAAAGCTATTAAACTTGCGCTCGAAGAAGGCGCGCCTAAAACCAGCCTTGATTGTTCAGTAAGTCATAAAACCGAAAATGAACGGGTCTCAATGGACTTATTACTTGATATCTATGAATGCGCTGAAAAACATTTACCTGCAGGTTTTGGACTAAGACAAGGCAAACAGCTTGATTCTAATGACTATGGTACTTTAGGATTATCCTGGAAAACCTGTCTGAAAGCTATCGATATATTGAAAAATGTAAAAAGATACATGGTACTTGTAACCGATGATGGCAGTATTGAATTACTTGAACGTGATGGTATAATTAAGCTTATTTTGAATAGGGACGTTTACAGATTAGGCGTTAAAACAGCAAATGAGGCGTCTTTTGTTATGTTGGTAGGAGTTTTAAATGAAGTAACTGGTAAAAACATTAAGCCTGTGGAAGTTAATTTCAAGCACACCTTTACCAATAGTGACTATTTTTCTGACTATTTTGATTGTCCCGTTAACTTTAATTCTTCTAATAACACGTTGGTTTTCAGAGCAAAAACACTTGAGGTCTCGACTATAAAAGCTGATAAGTTTATTCACCAGTTTTTAGTAGAACGTATGGAACAAGAAAAATCAAATCTTAACAAAGAAGATGATTTACTAACATACGAAATCAATAAGATTCTTAAAGAGTCTATGGCAAGTGGGATACCCAGTATTGCTCAAGTAGGTGAATATTTAGGGGTTAGTGCTAGGACACTCAAAAGAAGGCTGGCTGAAAGAAACTTAACATTTAGAGAGCTTATCCAAAAGAACCAACAAGAAACGGCCACATTATTACTTTCAAATTCATCTCAATCTGTTGGCGAAATCGCTTTTTTAACTGGCTTTTCTGAACAAAGTGCCTTCAATCGGGCATTTAAAAGATGGACTGGTCAAGCTCCAAACGAATACAGAAAAACCCTGTAG